ATAGTACCGAATCCCCGCCGGCATCAGCATCCGAACAGTCTGATATGGCCGATATTGAAATCAGCTTTGACCAGGATAACGATGCAGATCTTGATCTCGACGGGCTATCCTTTGATCTGGAAGACTCAGCCGAAGAGGCGCTGTCCATTGATGATCTTGAATTAGAAACCCAAAATGATGGCGACTCGGACCTTGAATTAGAAGCTGACTCCCAAGAAGATCTTATTCTTGAAGAAGATGATGATGATGGCCTGGATTTATCCCACGACCCCGAAGACGCCCTGACTGACGACTTTGCCCACCAGGAAGAAGAAACAATTGAAGCGCAACCGGATATAGAACAAAAGGCGTTTCCTTCAGATGACATCAAGATTGAACCGGATGACATTGATGTAACGCCGGATGACCAGTATGCCGACGAAAAAATTGAACAAGGCGTATCAGAACAGGATAAATTTGCAGAATATGATACGGTATTGGAACAGGAGACAGAACCGGAAGATACCGATATAACCATTCCGGACCCTGACGAAGAAGACGATGCCGCTCCGCTGCGTCAGACTGATGACGAAATAGAGCTCTCCACAGAAACACTGATAGAACAAACACCATCGATTACGCCGCTGTCCGCACAAAGTGTCCGCCAAAAACGAAGCTCAAAGAAGAAAAAAGGGACAAGCCCGGCAGTGAAAATTCTGTTGGTACTGGTGCTGCTCCTCTTGGCTGCCTATGTGGCAATCATTGGCCTTGGCATAAACGTTCCAGTGGTGTCTGACATTCAAATTCCATTTATCAGTCAGTGGATTGCCCCCAAACAAGCTCCCCAGGAGCCACTGAAACCCACACTGGACGAACCCAGTATTAACGGCCGGTTTGTTTCCAATAAAAGTGCAGGAGATCTGTTCATTGTCACAGGCAGAGTTAAAAACCCGTCTGATAAGGCTGTCAGCTTCATCCGGGTTAAAGGAACCCTGATGAAAAAAAACAATATCAAAGCAGGAACCCAGATTGCCTATTGCGGCAATATAATTTCCGATGAGACTCTTAAATCCGACAATATCTCGGATATAACCAAGCAGATGGGGGTCAAACAGGGAAATGAGAATATCAATGTTAATATTAAACCCGGCGCATCGGTCAGGTTTATGCTGATTTTTTCCAATCTGCCCGAGGATCTGGCCAATTTCACCGTAGCGTTGGAGGGTTTTGAGCCGGCACAGGAATAGATTGACCCTGTATTCAAGGTGCTATTTAAAATAAATTAAAATTTTATTTGACACAAACACAAACACTGTGCTATTTAATCCTGGTTTTTGTGGCGACGTAGCTCAGATGGTCAGAGCATGCGGCTCATATCCGCAGTGTCCGGGGTTCAATTCCCTGCGTCGCTACCAGAATTTACAATGGCCCCTGTTTTTCAGGGGCTTTTTTGGTTTCCCCCCCTGTTAATGTTTCAAATCCAAAACAAGCTGTCGAATATCATCCGGTGTCGTATGGCAGCAGCCACCGATGAGTCTGGCACCACATTTTACCCATTGGATTGCCATTTCACCAAATGAAGGCATACCCGGCTTTGGTGCCCACGATTTGGTCAAATTGTTATAGACCTCACCCTTATTGGGATATACCACCACAGGTTTATCGGTCACGGATCGGATCTCTCCTATAATGGCGCTTACGTGAACCGGATCCGTGCAATTGATCCCTATGGCTGCTACACAGGGTTTATCATCCAGCCATTGGGCACAGTCCCGAACCGCTTCTCCACTGTTGATATGCTGCCCGTCCCGTGCACTGAAGCTGAACCAGACAGGGATCATATCCAAATCCACCGCCAAATCATCCAATAGTCGAACAAGGGCTCTGGCCTCGGCAAAGCAAGGCAGGGTTTCACAGGCCAAAAGATCGGGCCCGGCTGAAATCAATGTCTTCAATCTTTCTTTGTGAAAATCAACCAATTCATCTTCACTGATGCCGTAGAGGCCCGTGTATTCAGATCTATCCGCCAGAAAGGCCCCGTAGGGACCAACCGATGCAGCCACCAGGGGTTTCATCCGGTTGACCCGGTTGATTGGATCTGCCCAGAACCTGTCCACGACCGTTTTTGCCAGCAAAACAGCAGACCGGATTAGCTTTCGGGCCTGTTCCGGGCTATACCCATACCGCTCAAGCCCTTGGAAAGTGGCCTGGTAACTTGCCGTAATCAGGCAATCCGCACCCGCATGAAGATAATCCATATGAACCGCCGCAATCATGTCAGGATTATCTGCCAAAAGCCGGGCCGACCAGAGCGGGTCATCAAGGTTGCACCCCCGGCGCTCAAGCTCGGTGCCAAGCGCGCCGTCAATGATCAGATATTTTTGCTGTTCAAGGTACTTGCCGATCAAATCAGCCATAACATGCCTTCTTTTGCTCTTCTCATATTTATAGATTCCTGCCCAAAGAATAACAAATCCATGGTTGAATTTAAAAAGTAAACATTAACCACCTTGACTTTTTTGATTCAAATCCAAAATTATGGTAGATTTCTCAAAGTACCAGGCTATTTATTAAATAATGGGAGTACCTATGCCAGGCGTATATGACATTTGTGTCCAAGACCATTTTGCAGCAGCCCATTCCCTGAGGGGC
Above is a window of uncultured Desulfobacter sp. DNA encoding:
- the mmuM gene encoding homocysteine S-methyltransferase produces the protein MADLIGKYLEQQKYLIIDGALGTELERRGCNLDDPLWSARLLADNPDMIAAVHMDYLHAGADCLITASYQATFQGLERYGYSPEQARKLIRSAVLLAKTVVDRFWADPINRVNRMKPLVAASVGPYGAFLADRSEYTGLYGISEDELVDFHKERLKTLISAGPDLLACETLPCFAEARALVRLLDDLAVDLDMIPVWFSFSARDGQHINSGEAVRDCAQWLDDKPCVAAIGINCTDPVHVSAIIGEIRSVTDKPVVVYPNKGEVYNNLTKSWAPKPGMPSFGEMAIQWVKCGARLIGGCCHTTPDDIRQLVLDLKH
- a CDS encoding DUF3426 domain-containing protein, which translates into the protein MIITCEKCATRFVLDDALIKPEGSMVRCSKCRHVFTAFPVEYPEIELSDQSEPQEQDIPFDESQLQDQLDFNLSQDDDSDKDSASHSHGEDPEDTDIDFSEIEFEVQAFQEKAHEQQADTKASDSQDLDIEFDTADFEIDEPGLDFQDDDLELETQGIEIGKIEDSTESPPASASEQSDMADIEISFDQDNDADLDLDGLSFDLEDSAEEALSIDDLELETQNDGDSDLELEADSQEDLILEEDDDDGLDLSHDPEDALTDDFAHQEEETIEAQPDIEQKAFPSDDIKIEPDDIDVTPDDQYADEKIEQGVSEQDKFAEYDTVLEQETEPEDTDITIPDPDEEDDAAPLRQTDDEIELSTETLIEQTPSITPLSAQSVRQKRSSKKKKGTSPAVKILLVLVLLLLAAYVAIIGLGINVPVVSDIQIPFISQWIAPKQAPQEPLKPTLDEPSINGRFVSNKSAGDLFIVTGRVKNPSDKAVSFIRVKGTLMKKNNIKAGTQIAYCGNIISDETLKSDNISDITKQMGVKQGNENINVNIKPGASVRFMLIFSNLPEDLANFTVALEGFEPAQE